One region of Haloprofundus salilacus genomic DNA includes:
- a CDS encoding ester cyclase, with protein sequence MTYAESARETNTSRFERIVGEVWSGDFSAYNDLFAADAVVHTPFGTFEGRTAYRTYLEESLGVVPDFEADLDEVFEAGETVAGRFTQRGTQTGAAASAGLPATGNSFELPGSNFAQFEDGRCVEMWTIWDRMEFLDQLGLFPDSPRAFARLLGLRLRSRLGSRRSDRSRHGAA encoded by the coding sequence ATGACATACGCAGAATCAGCGAGAGAGACGAACACGAGCCGCTTCGAGCGAATCGTCGGCGAGGTCTGGTCCGGCGACTTCTCAGCGTACAACGATCTGTTCGCCGCCGACGCGGTAGTCCACACCCCGTTCGGCACGTTCGAAGGGCGCACCGCCTACCGGACGTACCTCGAAGAGAGTCTCGGGGTCGTCCCAGACTTCGAGGCCGACCTCGACGAGGTGTTCGAAGCCGGTGAAACGGTCGCCGGACGGTTCACCCAGCGTGGAACGCAGACCGGGGCGGCCGCGAGCGCGGGACTTCCCGCGACCGGTAACTCCTTCGAGCTACCGGGGTCGAACTTCGCCCAGTTCGAGGACGGTCGGTGCGTCGAGATGTGGACTATCTGGGACCGCATGGAGTTTCTCGACCAGCTCGGGCTCTTTCCCGACTCACCCCGAGCGTTCGCCCGTCTCCTGGGACTGCGGCTACGCTCTCGTCTCGGGAGTCGACGAAGTGACCGCTCTCGTCACGGAGCCGCGTAA
- a CDS encoding phosphatase PAP2 family protein, translating to MRGLGFTETLSNLPDPVVAAFALVTQLGDVWFLFATFGLLYLLAGERLARDPRRAGALLVALSIGALAMTLALKALFAFPRPPDAGTASIPPWLPPALDAVYLNVATGSGFGFPSGHAIGTTVAYGSAAAVLDVWNRRKRTLAAGTLVGLVCLARLVLGVHYLVDVAVGVAVGVAYLAVALRVANGDPARAFGVAAVAAAVGLAAVVYSGVPSELGPVATALGAAIAGGVVWRRLDAFRTTVSLPVAVVGVVLSGVPWVGAYLTEPGLVVSFVAGAAGISVLVALPAVVARIDSEKSGDGTSGTA from the coding sequence ATGCGTGGATTGGGATTCACCGAGACGCTCTCGAACCTTCCGGACCCGGTCGTCGCCGCGTTCGCGCTCGTCACACAGCTCGGCGACGTGTGGTTTCTCTTCGCTACGTTCGGTCTCCTGTACCTGCTCGCCGGTGAGCGACTCGCCCGCGACCCGCGCCGGGCCGGGGCGCTGCTGGTGGCGCTCTCTATCGGCGCGTTAGCGATGACGCTCGCACTGAAGGCGCTGTTCGCGTTCCCACGGCCCCCAGACGCCGGGACGGCGTCTATCCCGCCGTGGCTGCCGCCGGCGCTGGATGCGGTGTATCTCAACGTCGCCACGGGCAGTGGTTTCGGCTTCCCGAGCGGACACGCCATCGGAACGACCGTCGCCTACGGCAGCGCGGCGGCGGTGCTCGACGTGTGGAACCGGCGGAAGCGGACGCTCGCGGCGGGGACGTTGGTCGGTCTCGTCTGTCTCGCGCGACTCGTCCTCGGCGTCCACTACCTCGTGGACGTGGCCGTCGGCGTCGCCGTCGGCGTCGCCTATCTCGCGGTAGCGCTCCGCGTCGCCAACGGCGACCCCGCCCGCGCGTTCGGCGTCGCCGCGGTCGCCGCCGCGGTCGGACTCGCGGCGGTTGTGTACAGCGGCGTTCCGTCGGAACTCGGACCGGTCGCGACGGCGCTGGGAGCGGCGATAGCCGGTGGCGTCGTGTGGCGGCGTCTCGACGCCTTCCGAACGACCGTCTCACTTCCCGTCGCCGTCGTCGGCGTCGTCCTCTCTGGGGTACCGTGGGTGGGCGCGTACCTCACGGAACCGGGACTAGTCGTCTCGTTCGTCGCGGGGGCGGCGGGCATCTCAGTTCTCGTCGCACTCCCGGCGGTCGTAGCGCGTATCGACAGCGAAAAAAGCGGCGATGGAACGTCTGGGACGGCCTGA
- the lrp gene encoding HTH-type transcriptional regulator Lrp — protein MTYENLDAKLINALLGDGRASLRSLAEELDVSVTTISNHLRDLEAEGVVEGYTPVVNYDALGYDVTAVIQLKVEGSALPDITERLQEQKQMISVYEVTGDYDVIAIGKFTDTDGMNRQIKELLTDTDIRESNTSVVLNAVVENQQFELDVDE, from the coding sequence ATGACGTACGAAAACCTCGACGCAAAACTCATCAATGCACTGCTCGGCGACGGACGCGCGAGCCTCCGCAGTCTCGCCGAAGAACTCGACGTATCGGTGACGACCATCTCGAATCACCTCCGTGACCTGGAGGCGGAGGGCGTCGTCGAAGGCTACACGCCCGTCGTCAACTACGACGCGCTGGGGTACGACGTGACGGCGGTCATCCAGTTGAAAGTCGAAGGGAGCGCGCTCCCCGACATCACCGAGCGCCTGCAGGAACAGAAGCAGATGATCTCGGTGTACGAAGTGACGGGCGACTACGACGTCATCGCCATCGGCAAGTTCACCGACACCGACGGCATGAACAGGCAGATCAAGGAGTTGCTCACCGACACCGACATCCGCGAGTCGAACACGAGCGTCGTGCTCAACGCCGTCGTCGAGAACCAGCAGTTCGAACTCGACGTCGACGAGTAG
- a CDS encoding VOC family protein, whose protein sequence is MNDDSTDPDTRDYDHADPDCTGHLHHVELYASDLDASTRFWAWLLTELGYEPKDEWEGGRSWVNGPTYVVLVHADDSASPFDRRAPGLNHLAFHAASREQVDELAAGVRERDDATLLYGDRHPYAGGYYALYCEDPEGIKVEVVGPE, encoded by the coding sequence GTGAACGACGACTCCACCGACCCCGACACTCGCGATTACGACCACGCCGACCCCGACTGCACCGGACACCTCCACCACGTCGAACTGTACGCGTCTGACCTCGACGCGTCCACCCGATTTTGGGCGTGGCTGCTGACCGAACTCGGCTACGAACCGAAAGACGAGTGGGAGGGCGGCCGGTCGTGGGTCAACGGACCGACGTATGTCGTCCTCGTCCACGCGGACGACTCCGCCTCGCCGTTCGACCGCCGAGCGCCAGGATTGAACCACCTCGCGTTCCACGCTGCCTCCCGAGAACAGGTCGACGAACTCGCGGCGGGCGTACGCGAACGCGACGATGCGACGCTGCTCTACGGGGACCGGCACCCGTACGCCGGTGGCTACTACGCGCTCTACTGCGAGGACCCGGAGGGAATCAAAGTCGAAGTGGTCGGGCCGGAGTGA
- a CDS encoding threonine aldolase family protein — MIDLRSDTVTKPSEEMREAARDADVGDDVYRDDPTVNELERRAADLVDKEAALYVPSGTMGNQIAIRVHTERGQELLCDEEAHVVKWELGGIAQLSHLQVRTIDCGERCVPTPEQIRERYVEEDLHRPGTGLLTLENTHNSRGGVAVSKEDIDATAEAAHDLGVPVHLDGARVFNAAVSLDEDPTALVENVDSVMFCLSKGLGAPVGSILAGDEEYIDRARRTRKLLGGGMRQAGIIAAPGLLALENVDRLAEDHENARTLASELDALDGLSAPTPDSNIVVVDVGGAGLTANKFVDACVDEGVACGAFGETTVRLCTNWDVSAADVDEAVDRIAAAVESA, encoded by the coding sequence GTGATAGACCTCCGCAGCGACACAGTCACGAAGCCGAGCGAGGAGATGCGCGAGGCTGCCCGCGACGCCGACGTCGGCGACGACGTCTACCGCGACGACCCGACCGTCAACGAACTCGAACGCCGCGCCGCCGACCTCGTCGACAAGGAGGCGGCCCTGTACGTCCCTTCGGGAACGATGGGCAACCAGATAGCCATCCGCGTCCACACCGAGCGCGGCCAGGAACTGCTCTGCGACGAGGAGGCCCACGTCGTCAAGTGGGAACTCGGCGGCATCGCTCAGTTGTCACATTTGCAAGTCCGGACCATCGACTGCGGCGAGCGCTGCGTTCCGACGCCCGAGCAAATCCGCGAGCGCTACGTCGAAGAGGACCTCCACCGACCCGGTACTGGCCTGTTGACGCTCGAAAACACGCACAACAGTCGCGGCGGAGTCGCCGTTTCCAAAGAGGATATCGACGCTACGGCGGAAGCCGCCCACGACCTCGGTGTGCCGGTCCACCTCGACGGCGCGCGCGTGTTCAACGCCGCCGTCTCCCTCGACGAGGACCCGACGGCACTCGTCGAAAACGTCGACAGCGTGATGTTCTGTCTCTCGAAGGGACTCGGCGCGCCCGTCGGGTCGATACTCGCCGGCGACGAGGAGTACATCGACCGCGCCCGACGAACGAGAAAGCTGCTCGGCGGCGGCATGCGGCAGGCGGGTATCATCGCCGCACCCGGCCTTTTGGCGCTCGAAAACGTCGATCGCCTCGCCGAGGACCACGAGAACGCCAGAACGCTCGCGTCAGAACTCGATGCCCTCGACGGACTCAGCGCGCCGACGCCCGACTCGAACATCGTCGTCGTCGACGTGGGCGGAGCGGGACTCACCGCGAACAAGTTCGTCGACGCTTGCGTCGACGAGGGCGTCGCCTGCGGCGCGTTCGGGGAGACGACCGTCCGACTCTGCACGAACTGGGACGTCTCGGCCGCCGACGTGGACGAGGCGGTCGACCGCATCGCCGCAGCGGTCGAGTCGGCGTAA
- a CDS encoding tRNA (guanine(26)-N(2))-dimethyltransferase has translation MQIREGGVDIDVADSRDGASEGAGDGVFFNPTQELNRDVTVAALRAYEEREPRAETYLDAMTASGIRAVRAAADGWRVTGADIDSEAVELARANLERNDLAGEVLERNVNALLYEDREVYDVVDIDPFGTPIPFADAALSNARNLVCVTATDTAPLCGAHQNSGIRKYSTLPQNTDFHAEMGLRVLLSALIRTAARYDIAAKPILSHVSRHYARTYLELDHRATSADALVEELGYVHSCEDCLTRSHEFGLLSHPPEECPACGSNRLLSAGPIWLGPTADSEFALSVRSHLDDEMGTKKRATRMLSTIAEELDEPTHYDQHRLCKQWNRSANAMDEFLSDLRVAGFEASHAHYSGTAFKTNASVAEMREATRPE, from the coding sequence ATGCAGATACGCGAAGGTGGCGTCGACATCGACGTGGCCGACTCCCGCGATGGGGCGAGCGAGGGGGCAGGCGACGGGGTGTTCTTCAACCCGACGCAGGAGCTGAACCGGGACGTGACAGTAGCGGCGCTCCGCGCGTATGAGGAACGAGAGCCACGCGCGGAGACGTACCTCGACGCGATGACCGCCAGCGGGATTCGTGCCGTGCGCGCCGCCGCCGACGGCTGGCGCGTCACCGGCGCGGACATCGATTCGGAGGCGGTCGAACTCGCGCGGGCGAACCTGGAGCGGAACGATCTGGCGGGCGAGGTACTCGAACGCAACGTCAACGCCCTCCTCTACGAAGACCGCGAGGTGTACGACGTGGTCGACATCGACCCGTTCGGCACGCCCATCCCCTTCGCGGACGCGGCGCTGTCGAACGCGCGAAATCTGGTCTGCGTCACCGCCACCGACACCGCGCCACTGTGCGGAGCGCACCAGAACAGCGGCATCCGGAAGTACTCGACGCTCCCGCAGAACACCGACTTCCACGCCGAGATGGGGCTTCGCGTCCTCCTGTCGGCGCTGATTCGCACTGCGGCGCGCTACGATATCGCCGCGAAGCCGATTCTTTCGCACGTGTCGCGCCACTACGCGCGGACGTACCTCGAACTCGACCACCGCGCGACCAGCGCCGACGCGCTCGTCGAGGAGTTGGGCTACGTCCACAGCTGCGAGGACTGTCTCACACGAAGCCACGAGTTCGGCCTGCTGTCGCACCCGCCGGAGGAGTGCCCCGCTTGCGGGAGCAATCGACTCCTCTCGGCTGGGCCGATATGGCTCGGACCGACGGCAGACAGCGAGTTCGCGCTGTCGGTTCGGTCGCACCTCGACGACGAGATGGGGACAAAGAAGCGCGCGACGCGGATGCTGTCGACCATCGCCGAGGAACTCGACGAACCGACCCACTACGACCAGCACCGACTCTGCAAGCAGTGGAACCGCTCGGCGAACGCGATGGACGAGTTCCTCTCGGACCTCCGGGTGGCGGGCTTCGAGGCGTCGCACGCGCACTACAGCGGGACGGCGTTCAAGACTAACGCGAGCGTCGCCGAGATGCGCGAGGCGACGCGGCCGGAGTGA
- a CDS encoding HVO_0234 family beta-propeller protein — translation MPTIDEKRVYADKTGKTELFVATALGVVVADVSDDRIGGFGIEHRCTALDVAGEGGRIVVATDEAVLLDDGHGEGFDATGFGSAVAVGFDGDALLAAADSGRVARRPVDADESTTWTDLGEVEHPRAIDGPLVAAADGVHHVDADGLSHVGLNDARDVSTAGVPLAATGSGLYALGNGWMDALSGSFRAVASDGRRAHAVGDGRVFSRTDDGWEGVDVPVDGPVVDVTHGPATYAVTESGTLLLDAGDGWRSQTLGLDGIAGVGVRVVEE, via the coding sequence ATGCCAACAATCGACGAAAAGCGGGTCTACGCCGACAAAACCGGCAAGACGGAGCTGTTCGTCGCCACGGCGCTCGGCGTCGTCGTCGCCGACGTCTCCGACGACAGAATCGGCGGGTTCGGCATCGAACACCGATGTACCGCACTCGACGTCGCCGGCGAGGGCGGTCGAATCGTCGTCGCCACCGATGAGGCGGTACTCCTCGACGACGGCCACGGCGAGGGGTTCGATGCGACGGGGTTCGGGTCGGCAGTGGCCGTCGGATTCGACGGCGACGCGTTGCTCGCCGCCGCCGACTCCGGCCGCGTCGCGCGTCGTCCCGTAGACGCCGACGAGTCGACGACGTGGACGGACCTCGGCGAGGTCGAACACCCGCGGGCGATAGACGGACCGCTCGTCGCGGCCGCCGACGGCGTCCACCACGTCGACGCCGACGGTCTCTCGCACGTCGGCCTAAACGACGCGCGCGACGTGTCGACGGCGGGCGTCCCGCTGGCGGCGACGGGTTCGGGGCTGTACGCGCTCGGAAACGGCTGGATGGACGCGCTCTCGGGATCGTTCCGCGCTGTCGCCAGCGACGGCCGACGCGCCCACGCCGTCGGCGACGGCCGCGTCTTCTCCCGCACGGACGACGGGTGGGAGGGCGTGGACGTGCCCGTCGACGGACCGGTCGTCGACGTTACCCACGGCCCGGCGACGTACGCTGTCACCGAGTCGGGGACACTGCTGCTGGACGCGGGCGACGGCTGGCGCTCGCAGACGCTCGGTCTCGACGGCATCGCGGGCGTCGGCGTGCGAGTCGTCGAGGAGTGA
- the prs gene encoding ribose-phosphate diphosphokinase: MIVSGSTSQALSAALAAETGEPLAVAEYDHFPDGELLASIPEFDDDRAVVVCATTSSDAHLELLQLQDAAREAGAEEVVTVLPYMGYSRQDSAFKTGQPISARAVARAISSGTDRVVFVTPHEKRVADFFDVPCETVDASPLLADPLPETLDDPLFLGPDESAEDLAECVRDVYGAGDTDYFEKTRDYDTGDVSVEPSDASVENRDVVVVDDIIATGSTMSEAVGALADRGANDVFATCVHPVLAGNARTKLAAAGIEAVYGTDTVEREVSAVSAASVVADAL; the protein is encoded by the coding sequence ATGATCGTTTCCGGTTCCACCTCACAGGCGCTGTCGGCCGCCCTCGCCGCCGAGACGGGCGAGCCGCTGGCCGTCGCGGAGTACGACCACTTCCCCGACGGCGAACTGCTCGCGTCGATTCCCGAGTTCGACGACGACCGTGCCGTCGTCGTCTGCGCAACCACCTCCTCGGACGCCCACCTCGAACTGCTCCAGTTACAGGACGCCGCGCGCGAGGCGGGCGCAGAGGAGGTCGTCACCGTCCTCCCGTACATGGGGTACAGCCGACAGGACAGCGCGTTCAAGACCGGCCAACCGATTTCGGCGCGCGCCGTCGCCCGTGCAATCAGTTCCGGCACCGACCGCGTCGTGTTCGTGACGCCGCACGAGAAGCGCGTCGCGGACTTTTTCGACGTTCCCTGCGAGACGGTCGACGCCTCGCCGCTGCTCGCCGATCCACTGCCTGAGACCCTCGACGACCCGCTGTTTTTGGGTCCGGACGAGAGCGCTGAGGACCTCGCCGAGTGCGTCCGCGACGTCTACGGCGCGGGCGACACCGACTACTTCGAGAAGACTCGCGACTACGACACCGGCGACGTGAGCGTCGAACCGAGCGACGCGTCGGTCGAAAACCGCGACGTAGTCGTCGTCGACGACATCATCGCCACCGGGTCGACGATGAGCGAGGCGGTCGGCGCGCTCGCCGACCGGGGTGCGAACGATGTCTTCGCCACCTGCGTTCACCCGGTGCTCGCGGGCAACGCACGGACGAAGCTCGCCGCTGCGGGAATCGAAGCAGTGTACGGTACCGACACGGTCGAACGAGAGGTGAGCGCCGTCAGCGCCGCGTCCGTCGTCGCCGACGCGCTCTGA
- a CDS encoding YihY/virulence factor BrkB family protein has translation MSSVSPNSTGGFVGTTRTVLAEVQEREVTFLAASISYYAFVSLIPLLVLAVVLAGLVGGAALEEEVRSLAEQYLVPSAQGAIDRALEDQTSQGGIGVVSLLLTTWGALKLFRGVDTAFSRVYGSEAGGITDQLKDGLIVVGAIGAGVVGVFAVGAAVALLPIPYIGLISPILLFLTLCAAFFPLYYVFPDVGVTPREVVPGTVLAAVGWSILGAVFGIYAAASSGVGGLLGGILLLLTWFYFGGTIILVGAVVNAVLSNRLTDRQVQQEGDRQRKPSDMSEEEARRDEDVEPSGAPDISELSRRVEELQAELDSFESDVKERTVEKPELEAELKRYVRGRMRRGKARGWGPYLVLLYGTVLTLGAFYYLGEAPLVAVLAMLIIFLSTLGLYVIFVVVGVGLNALGVPGRAADWVRKRRS, from the coding sequence GTGTCATCGGTATCTCCCAACTCGACTGGCGGGTTCGTCGGCACCACGCGAACCGTTTTAGCAGAGGTACAGGAGCGCGAAGTGACGTTTCTGGCCGCGAGCATCTCCTACTACGCGTTCGTCTCGCTGATTCCGCTGTTGGTGCTCGCCGTCGTCCTCGCGGGTCTCGTGGGTGGCGCGGCGCTGGAGGAGGAGGTCAGATCGCTGGCCGAGCAGTATCTCGTCCCGTCAGCGCAGGGCGCAATCGACAGAGCGCTGGAAGACCAGACGTCGCAAGGAGGTATCGGAGTGGTCAGTCTCCTGCTCACGACGTGGGGTGCGCTCAAACTGTTCCGCGGCGTCGACACCGCGTTCTCGCGGGTGTACGGCTCCGAGGCCGGCGGAATCACCGACCAACTGAAGGACGGTCTCATCGTCGTCGGCGCCATCGGCGCGGGCGTCGTCGGCGTGTTCGCCGTCGGAGCAGCAGTCGCGCTGCTGCCGATTCCCTACATCGGCCTCATCAGTCCGATTCTGTTGTTCTTGACGCTCTGTGCGGCCTTCTTCCCGTTGTACTACGTCTTTCCCGACGTGGGCGTCACGCCGCGAGAGGTAGTTCCCGGAACGGTGCTCGCCGCCGTCGGGTGGTCGATTCTCGGCGCGGTGTTCGGAATCTACGCCGCGGCGTCCAGCGGCGTCGGGGGACTCCTCGGCGGGATTCTGCTCCTCCTCACCTGGTTTTACTTCGGCGGCACCATCATCCTCGTCGGCGCGGTGGTGAATGCCGTTCTCTCGAACCGTCTCACGGACCGGCAGGTACAACAGGAAGGGGACCGACAGAGAAAACCGAGCGACATGTCCGAGGAGGAGGCACGACGAGACGAAGACGTAGAACCGAGCGGCGCGCCTGACATCTCCGAACTGTCGCGTCGGGTCGAGGAACTACAGGCGGAACTCGACTCCTTTGAGTCGGACGTAAAGGAGCGAACGGTCGAGAAACCGGAGCTCGAAGCGGAGTTGAAACGCTACGTTCGCGGGCGGATGCGCCGCGGGAAAGCCCGGGGTTGGGGACCGTACCTCGTGCTGCTCTACGGGACGGTGCTGACGCTCGGCGCGTTCTACTACCTCGGCGAGGCGCCGCTGGTCGCCGTGCTGGCGATGCTCATCATCTTCCTGTCGACGCTCGGGCTCTACGTCATCTTCGTCGTCGTCGGCGTCGGTCTCAACGCGCTGGGCGTCCCGGGCCGGGCCGCAGACTGGGTCCGCAAGCGACGCTCCTAA
- the glnA gene encoding type I glutamate--ammonia ligase: MTDENASPDGGLSTEAQHVIDEIESKNVDFLRLQFTDILGTVKNVAVPATQAEKAFTEGIYFDGSSIEGFVRIQESDMRLKPDPTTFAILPWRQHEGGASARLICDVINTSTGEPFEGDPRHVLKRAIARAEEMGYEINAAPEPEFFLFEEDEEGRATTKTNDAGGYFDLAPKDLASDVRRDIIYGLESMGFEIEASHHEVAEGQHEINFEYDDALTTADNVGTFRTVVRAIAAEHDLHATFMPKPIAKINGSGMHIHLSLFEDGENAFHDDDDEFNLSETAKQFLQGILEHAPAITAICNPTVNSYKRLVPGYEAPVYVAWSDRNRSALIRKPAARIPAASRIEARFPDPSCNPYLAFAALIHAGLDGIEKGLEAPEPVRENIYEFDEVKREEYGIETLPSNLGEAVAALEANEVIQSALGDHICEKFIEAKKQEYDEYRIDVSQWELDRYLETF, from the coding sequence ATGACGGACGAAAACGCATCTCCAGACGGAGGGTTGAGCACCGAGGCACAGCATGTCATCGACGAAATCGAGTCGAAGAACGTCGATTTCCTCCGCCTCCAGTTCACTGATATTCTCGGTACGGTGAAGAACGTCGCCGTCCCGGCCACGCAGGCCGAGAAGGCGTTCACCGAAGGCATCTACTTCGACGGGTCGAGCATCGAAGGGTTCGTCCGCATCCAGGAGTCCGACATGCGTCTCAAGCCGGACCCGACGACGTTCGCGATTCTGCCGTGGCGGCAACACGAGGGCGGCGCGTCGGCCCGCCTCATCTGCGACGTCATTAACACTTCCACGGGCGAACCGTTCGAAGGCGACCCTCGCCACGTCCTCAAAAGGGCCATCGCCCGCGCCGAGGAGATGGGCTACGAGATCAACGCCGCCCCCGAACCCGAGTTCTTCCTCTTCGAGGAGGATGAGGAGGGCCGCGCGACGACGAAGACCAACGACGCCGGCGGCTACTTCGACCTCGCGCCGAAAGATCTCGCCTCCGACGTCCGTCGTGACATCATCTACGGTCTCGAGTCGATGGGCTTCGAGATCGAAGCCAGCCACCACGAAGTCGCCGAAGGTCAGCACGAGATCAACTTCGAGTACGACGACGCGTTGACGACGGCCGACAACGTCGGAACGTTCCGCACGGTCGTTCGCGCCATCGCCGCCGAACACGACCTCCACGCGACGTTCATGCCTAAGCCCATCGCGAAAATCAACGGCTCGGGGATGCACATCCACCTCTCGCTGTTCGAAGACGGCGAGAACGCGTTCCACGACGACGACGACGAGTTCAACCTCTCCGAGACGGCCAAGCAGTTCCTCCAGGGTATCCTCGAACACGCACCCGCCATCACCGCCATCTGCAACCCGACTGTCAACAGCTACAAGCGCCTCGTCCCCGGCTACGAAGCGCCCGTCTACGTGGCGTGGTCCGACCGCAACCGCTCGGCACTCATCCGCAAGCCGGCCGCGCGCATCCCGGCGGCGAGTCGCATCGAGGCGCGCTTCCCCGACCCGTCGTGTAACCCGTACCTCGCGTTCGCCGCACTCATCCACGCCGGTCTCGACGGCATCGAGAAGGGTCTCGAAGCGCCCGAACCCGTCCGCGAGAACATCTACGAGTTCGACGAGGTCAAACGCGAGGAGTACGGCATCGAGACGCTCCCGTCGAACCTCGGCGAGGCCGTCGCCGCACTCGAGGCGAACGAAGTCATCCAGAGCGCGCTCGGCGACCACATCTGCGAGAAGTTCATCGAGGCGAAGAAACAGGAGTACGACGAGTACCGCATCGACGTCTCCCAGTGGGAACTCGACCGCTACCTCGAAACGTTCTGA
- a CDS encoding aminopeptidase: MDPRIREHAQTIVDHSTDIQAGDDVVVHMPSEAEDLAVALHELIGDRGANPIYLANSDRAERAFIRAREDDFDTPAHKLALYEEMDVYIVARSGGNVSEKADVDPETNAAFRRAEQEVLHERLSKTWCLTQYPTAGHAQLAGMSTEGYENFVWDAVTLDWDAQREFQQQMVDIMNDADEVHIRSGEETDLTMSLAGNETINDYGEANLPGGEVFTAPVKDSVEGDVHFDMPLYRYGREIEGARLKFEEGKVVSHSAERNEELLTSILDTDEGSRYLGELGIGMNRAIDQFTYNMLFDEKMGDSVHMAVGSAYEECVGEENDLNESAEHVDMIVDMSENSTIEVDGEVVQRNGTFVFEDDFE, from the coding sequence ATGGACCCGCGCATCCGCGAACACGCACAGACCATCGTCGACCACTCGACGGACATCCAGGCAGGCGACGACGTCGTCGTCCACATGCCGAGCGAGGCCGAGGACCTCGCCGTCGCGCTCCACGAACTCATCGGCGACCGCGGCGCGAACCCCATCTACCTCGCGAACTCCGACCGCGCCGAGCGCGCGTTCATCCGCGCGCGCGAGGACGACTTCGACACCCCCGCGCACAAACTCGCCCTCTACGAAGAGATGGACGTCTACATCGTCGCGCGAAGCGGCGGCAACGTCTCCGAGAAAGCCGACGTGGACCCCGAGACGAACGCCGCGTTCCGGCGGGCCGAACAGGAGGTACTCCACGAGCGACTCTCGAAGACGTGGTGTCTCACGCAGTACCCGACGGCCGGCCACGCCCAGCTCGCGGGGATGAGCACCGAGGGCTACGAGAACTTCGTCTGGGACGCCGTCACGCTCGACTGGGACGCCCAGCGGGAGTTCCAACAGCAGATGGTCGACATCATGAACGACGCCGACGAGGTGCACATCCGCTCGGGCGAGGAGACGGATCTCACGATGAGTCTGGCGGGCAACGAGACCATCAACGACTACGGCGAGGCGAACCTCCCCGGCGGCGAGGTGTTTACTGCACCCGTCAAAGACAGCGTCGAGGGCGACGTCCACTTCGACATGCCGCTGTACCGCTACGGCCGCGAAATCGAGGGCGCGCGCCTGAAATTCGAAGAGGGCAAAGTCGTCTCCCACAGCGCCGAGCGCAACGAGGAGCTGTTGACGAGCATCCTCGACACCGACGAGGGGTCGCGCTACCTCGGCGAACTCGGCATCGGGATGAACCGCGCCATCGACCAGTTCACCTACAACATGCTGTTCGACGAGAAGATGGGCGACTCGGTCCACATGGCCGTCGGCAGCGCTTACGAGGAGTGTGTCGGCGAGGAGAACGACCTCAACGAATCTGCCGAGCACGTCGACATGATCGTCGACATGAGCGAGAACTCGACCATCGAAGTCGACGGCGAAGTCGTCCAGCGCAACGGCACCTTCGTCTTCGAGGACGACTTCGAGTAG